One region of Termitidicoccus mucosus genomic DNA includes:
- a CDS encoding tetratricopeptide repeat protein, which yields MPSLPTENHATGLIEPDSNPPPPLPDRRPWWRDEQRMLRVAIILLAGLFVAAPAFNGTWLWDDDQEITANGALTSLAGLKAIWSGNAGADWLPLKSTILWIEWHLWEYNNTCYHVANTLFHLLNALLLWRLFSLLRVRWAWVGGLLFAIHPILMESVGWVSEQKNTIALAFMLPALCAYIQFDEARDDGGKWRYYCISLGCFVASLLCKSAGVMLPFLLLLYDWWKHDKLRPRDILLIGAMGCALGFLFVSGLALETGLRGKSIPWLKYVVAGLLSGALAPALGLLWWQVKGGDWRHAWRLVLTSLPFFIVSVVISVVTVHFQLKNAIGAEGIPVGGPLSRAAIAGAAIWFYLWKCAWPFDLLPIYPKWEIGKLGMVDGKWTELAPPEWHQLLIPWAALLAVFLVLWKWRKTRTRPLLFGLGFFLINLVPVMGFMTMSYMRITWVADHFVYISVIGIIGLAVAGAAWVHERAMLDWKPWVLAAVTLAAVRVCIAAHLYCGIFAGEAPMWQHTMRGNNDAWQAHSRYGKVMLDTGKFDAAFYHISQSNRLRPDLAETNNNMGVLLLQKKRVAEAINYFRIAAETMPMPAFMINYANALANNGRGAEAVPVYEKVLKDNPNNPIVQCNYGVALAQAGRRESAIQAFELALKLNPNMPDAKRNLDALLSSATAAAQTTGTIAPVLGSPAQIPTQPGVDMSQIPEIFRPQTTSTLNTK from the coding sequence ATGCCAAGTCTACCGACAGAGAACCACGCAACCGGGCTGATCGAGCCGGATTCCAACCCGCCCCCGCCTCTGCCCGACCGCCGCCCGTGGTGGCGGGACGAACAGCGCATGCTGCGCGTCGCGATCATCCTCCTCGCGGGGCTGTTCGTGGCCGCGCCCGCTTTCAACGGCACCTGGCTTTGGGACGACGACCAGGAAATCACCGCCAACGGCGCGCTGACCAGTCTCGCCGGGCTGAAGGCCATCTGGAGCGGCAACGCCGGGGCGGACTGGCTGCCGCTGAAATCGACCATCCTCTGGATCGAGTGGCACCTCTGGGAATACAACAACACCTGCTACCACGTCGCGAACACGTTGTTCCACCTGCTCAACGCGCTGTTGTTGTGGCGGCTGTTTTCGCTGCTGCGCGTCCGCTGGGCGTGGGTGGGCGGGCTGCTGTTCGCGATCCACCCCATCCTGATGGAGTCGGTCGGCTGGGTGTCCGAGCAAAAGAACACCATCGCGCTCGCCTTCATGCTGCCGGCGTTGTGCGCGTATATCCAGTTTGACGAGGCGCGGGACGACGGCGGGAAGTGGCGGTATTATTGTATTTCGCTCGGCTGTTTTGTCGCGTCGCTGTTGTGCAAGAGCGCGGGCGTGATGCTGCCGTTCCTGCTTTTGCTCTACGACTGGTGGAAACACGACAAGCTGCGTCCGCGCGACATCCTGCTCATCGGCGCGATGGGCTGCGCGCTCGGCTTCCTGTTTGTCAGCGGGCTGGCGCTGGAGACGGGATTGCGCGGCAAATCGATCCCCTGGCTGAAATACGTCGTCGCCGGCCTGCTGTCCGGGGCGCTGGCCCCGGCCCTCGGGCTTTTGTGGTGGCAGGTGAAGGGCGGCGACTGGCGGCACGCGTGGCGGCTGGTGCTCACAAGCCTGCCGTTCTTCATCGTGTCCGTCGTGATTTCCGTGGTCACGGTTCACTTCCAGCTCAAAAATGCCATCGGCGCGGAGGGCATCCCCGTCGGCGGGCCTCTCTCTCGCGCGGCGATAGCGGGCGCGGCCATCTGGTTTTACCTTTGGAAATGCGCGTGGCCCTTCGACCTGCTGCCGATTTATCCCAAGTGGGAAATCGGCAAGCTCGGCATGGTGGACGGGAAATGGACGGAGCTGGCGCCGCCGGAGTGGCACCAGTTGCTCATCCCGTGGGCGGCGCTCCTCGCGGTGTTCCTCGTCCTTTGGAAATGGCGCAAAACCAGGACGCGTCCGTTGCTCTTCGGCCTCGGCTTCTTCCTCATCAACCTGGTGCCCGTGATGGGCTTCATGACGATGTCCTACATGCGCATCACGTGGGTGGCCGATCACTTCGTGTATATCTCGGTCATCGGCATCATTGGCTTGGCCGTGGCGGGCGCGGCCTGGGTCCATGAGCGGGCGATGCTCGACTGGAAACCGTGGGTGCTGGCCGCCGTGACGCTGGCCGCCGTCCGCGTGTGCATCGCCGCGCACCTCTACTGCGGCATCTTTGCCGGCGAGGCCCCCATGTGGCAGCACACCATGCGCGGCAACAACGACGCGTGGCAGGCGCACAGCCGCTATGGGAAAGTCATGCTCGACACCGGCAAGTTCGACGCCGCCTTTTATCACATCAGCCAGTCCAACCGGCTGCGTCCCGACCTCGCCGAGACCAACAACAACATGGGCGTGCTCCTGCTCCAGAAAAAGCGCGTGGCCGAGGCCATCAACTATTTCCGCATCGCCGCCGAGACGATGCCCATGCCGGCCTTTATGATCAACTACGCCAACGCCCTCGCCAACAACGGGCGGGGCGCCGAGGCCGTGCCGGTGTATGAAAAAGTCCTCAAGGACAACCCGAACAACCCCATCGTGCAGTGCAACTACGGGGTGGCGCTCGCGCAGGCCGGCCGCCGCGAGTCCGCGATCCAGGCCTTCGAACTGGCCCTCAAGCTCAACCCCAACATGCCCGACGCGAAACGCAACCTCGACGCCTTGCTCAGCAGCGCCACCGCCGCCGCGCAGACGACCGGCACCATCGCCCCGGTGCTCGGCTCGCCCGCGCAAATTCCCACCCAGCCGGGCGTGGACATGAGCCAGATCCCGGAAATCTTCCGGCCGCAGACCACCTCGACGCTCAACACCAAATAA
- a CDS encoding methyltransferase domain-containing protein, which translates to MPNLRAIYRKLTASDFSRRHLLWCLALGLLSACMFGKYLVSASQVLSAPGTDSFAYYIYTYKLAFDGFINGDLVLWNPYNYGGQPFLGQMQSALFYPPNWLVAWMPVATAMNCLVFGHQWLLGLGIYGWSTLRGHRPAGAFLAAALMMFGAPYMLHAYAGHMSNLASMAWIPFIFWGIDGWLAKRDYRWILLAAGSAALQIYSGHSQYFYYTAIVAGLYSLIFLRPVAGKPRALLGLVLIWPVALTLAAAQFLPGLAAASESVRAGGAGREFASMFAFPPENILTLVAPWFFGNMTDAPYWGRCYLWEMSLFFGAGGLVLALNGLAAERRRWPYVILFAIITLLALGARTPLYEIFYRVLPGFSMFRGTSKFIFFLVMFLALLAGRGFDGLLAGKKAPRWLWAGALALGAVAIVAGSLMGGGTWENLARDLAALGQKSGEYYLNPKFFETPDFGAKLAAAGGWSLALGGGVLIAAGALLLAAQKQTRLAWAVGAVALAEVLLVARQSVASFPAAEAGYPAIKDFLAKNPGDYRTLNMLNPESAIELKSEGVWGYDPFVLKRYAEFVHYANGLSPDRASQSIPKWEWRVPAMLAMLRGRLAFVPENNTIRVVPLQDPLSRFYVVANHRVLKGRDEIFAEMSKPGFNPKNEVLLEENPVLAPDPGAGQYSIRLLNMSTDHWTLEVQTQFSAFLVMTDAYSKDWRVRSLPDPMNPTLSNSVQVSYELLPAYHALRAIPLAPGVHRIRIEYVPSGLALGAKLTLAGLLFSGLFLWVPCFKRAANALLNPLTATPSVPPRSIDLEYVACADCGGGAADNEIMHRKTGESGVTYNIVRCKNCGLAFVNPRLTQEAIMATYRNAAYFQRGEDATTGYNNYTVDKELHQRFFRTQLDAIEKHAKKGRLLDVGCAFGYLLSEARQRGWKPEGIELSSNAFVHVRDELKLPVHDKPLREVAFPANSFNAVVMDDVIEHYGDPVSEIAEVRRVLVKGGVFLLHTPNFDSLWRDLMEERWVHLKPEEHLYYFSPATLSALLKKNGFEVIYARTRGKATNLAYIFGVLKKILPRLGNLLEKTIGRLPPAKWPFSFRGGGFEVLAVKK; encoded by the coding sequence ATGCCCAACCTTCGCGCCATCTATCGCAAACTCACCGCCAGCGACTTCTCGCGCCGCCACCTCCTCTGGTGCCTCGCGCTCGGCCTGCTTTCCGCCTGCATGTTCGGCAAGTATCTCGTCTCCGCCTCGCAAGTCCTTTCCGCGCCCGGCACCGACTCCTTCGCCTACTACATCTATACCTACAAGCTCGCCTTCGACGGCTTCATCAACGGCGACCTCGTTCTCTGGAACCCCTACAACTACGGCGGCCAGCCCTTCCTCGGGCAAATGCAGTCCGCGCTCTTCTACCCGCCCAACTGGCTCGTCGCCTGGATGCCCGTCGCCACCGCCATGAATTGCCTCGTCTTCGGCCACCAATGGCTGCTCGGCCTCGGCATCTACGGCTGGTCCACCTTGCGCGGCCACCGCCCCGCCGGCGCGTTCCTTGCCGCCGCCCTCATGATGTTCGGCGCGCCCTACATGCTCCACGCCTATGCCGGCCACATGTCCAACCTGGCCAGCATGGCGTGGATTCCGTTCATTTTCTGGGGCATTGACGGCTGGCTCGCGAAGCGCGACTACCGCTGGATACTCCTCGCCGCCGGCTCCGCCGCGCTGCAAATCTACTCCGGCCACTCGCAGTATTTCTATTACACCGCCATCGTCGCCGGCCTCTACTCGCTCATTTTCCTGCGCCCCGTCGCCGGCAAACCCCGCGCCCTCCTCGGCCTCGTCCTCATCTGGCCGGTGGCGCTGACGCTCGCCGCCGCGCAATTTCTCCCCGGCCTCGCCGCCGCCTCCGAGTCCGTCCGCGCTGGCGGCGCCGGCCGCGAGTTTGCCTCCATGTTCGCCTTTCCTCCGGAAAACATCCTCACCCTCGTCGCCCCGTGGTTTTTCGGCAACATGACCGACGCACCCTATTGGGGGCGCTGTTACCTCTGGGAAATGAGCCTGTTCTTCGGCGCGGGCGGCCTCGTGCTCGCGCTCAACGGCCTCGCCGCCGAGCGCCGTCGCTGGCCCTACGTCATCCTTTTCGCCATCATCACCCTGCTCGCCCTCGGCGCGCGCACTCCCCTCTACGAAATTTTCTACCGCGTGCTGCCCGGCTTCAGCATGTTCCGCGGCACCTCGAAGTTCATCTTCTTCCTCGTCATGTTCCTCGCGCTTCTCGCCGGGCGCGGATTCGACGGGTTGCTCGCCGGCAAAAAAGCCCCGCGCTGGCTCTGGGCCGGCGCGCTCGCCCTCGGCGCGGTTGCGATTGTCGCCGGTTCGCTCATGGGCGGCGGTACTTGGGAAAACCTCGCCCGCGACCTCGCGGCGCTCGGCCAAAAGTCCGGCGAGTATTACCTCAACCCAAAATTTTTTGAAACGCCCGACTTCGGCGCGAAACTCGCCGCCGCCGGCGGCTGGTCCCTCGCCCTCGGCGGCGGCGTGCTGATCGCCGCCGGCGCGCTCCTGCTGGCCGCGCAAAAACAAACGCGCCTCGCCTGGGCCGTCGGCGCGGTGGCGCTGGCTGAAGTGCTCCTCGTCGCCCGCCAGTCCGTCGCCTCCTTCCCCGCCGCCGAGGCTGGTTATCCCGCCATCAAGGACTTCCTCGCCAAAAACCCCGGCGACTACCGCACCCTTAACATGCTTAACCCCGAGTCCGCCATCGAACTCAAGTCCGAGGGCGTCTGGGGCTACGACCCCTTCGTCCTCAAACGCTATGCCGAGTTCGTCCACTACGCCAACGGCCTCTCTCCCGACCGCGCCAGCCAGAGCATCCCCAAATGGGAATGGCGCGTCCCCGCCATGCTCGCCATGCTCCGCGGCCGCCTCGCCTTCGTCCCCGAAAACAACACCATCCGCGTCGTCCCCCTCCAGGATCCGCTCTCCCGCTTCTACGTCGTCGCCAACCACCGCGTCCTGAAAGGCCGCGACGAGATCTTCGCCGAAATGTCGAAACCCGGCTTCAACCCCAAAAACGAAGTCCTGCTCGAGGAAAACCCCGTCCTCGCCCCCGATCCCGGCGCCGGCCAATACAGCATCCGCCTCCTCAACATGTCCACCGACCACTGGACGCTTGAAGTGCAAACCCAGTTCTCCGCCTTCCTCGTGATGACCGACGCCTACTCCAAGGACTGGCGCGTCCGCTCGCTCCCCGACCCGATGAATCCCACGCTTTCCAATAGCGTGCAGGTCAGTTACGAGCTGCTCCCCGCCTACCACGCCCTCCGCGCCATCCCGCTTGCCCCCGGCGTGCACCGCATCCGCATCGAATACGTCCCCAGCGGCCTCGCCCTCGGCGCCAAACTCACGCTGGCCGGCCTCCTATTCTCCGGCTTGTTCCTCTGGGTTCCCTGCTTCAAGCGCGCCGCCAACGCCCTCCTTAATCCTTTGACAGCGACGCCGTCAGTCCCACCCCGCTCAATTGATTTGGAATATGTCGCATGTGCGGACTGCGGCGGCGGCGCTGCGGATAACGAAATCATGCATCGCAAAACCGGCGAATCCGGCGTGACCTACAACATTGTCCGTTGCAAAAACTGCGGCCTTGCCTTTGTCAACCCGCGTCTCACGCAGGAGGCCATCATGGCCACCTACCGCAACGCCGCCTACTTCCAGCGCGGCGAGGACGCGACCACCGGCTACAACAATTACACGGTGGACAAGGAACTCCACCAACGCTTCTTCCGCACGCAACTCGACGCCATTGAAAAACACGCCAAAAAAGGCCGCCTGCTTGATGTCGGCTGCGCGTTTGGCTACCTGTTGTCCGAGGCCCGGCAGCGCGGCTGGAAACCCGAGGGCATCGAACTCTCCAGCAACGCCTTCGTCCACGTGCGCGACGAACTCAAGCTGCCCGTCCACGACAAACCGCTGCGCGAGGTCGCCTTCCCCGCCAACTCCTTCAATGCGGTCGTGATGGACGATGTCATTGAGCACTACGGCGACCCTGTCTCCGAAATCGCCGAGGTCCGCCGCGTGCTCGTGAAAGGCGGCGTCTTCCTTCTGCACACGCCCAACTTCGACAGTTTGTGGCGCGACCTCATGGAAGAGCGCTGGGTGCACCTCAAACCCGAGGAGCACTTGTATTATTTCTCACCGGCCACGCTCTCGGCCCTGCTGAAGAAAAACGGCTTCGAGGTCATCTACGCCCGCACGCGCGGCAAGGCGACGAACCTCGCCTACATCTTCGGCGTCCTGAAAAAAATCCTCCCGCGGCTCGGCAACCTGCTGGAAAAAACCATCGGACGCCTCCCGCCCGCCAAGTGGCCCTTCTCCTTCCGCGGCGGCGGCTTTGAGGTGCTGGCGGTCAAGAAATAA
- a CDS encoding LptF/LptG family permease produces the protein MIRVLQRHILSSVLFASGAAVVFTTFVFAAGNFIKELLAPLLDGTLPASVVLKLTVLLLPYAAVYAVPIGLLVGTLLVMGRLSADNEITAMRSAGLSLWQISRAVLMFGLCGAAFALAINFEIMPRARTTYQVEIVRAFRQSAFNILAPKTFIRAFTGAVVYFNHKDGDELRDVWAWQLDSQQRVTRLIHAETATLDIDEDTATMVITFRNTTIEQRQAGDPEIRNKHDAIASFEETSIDISLAKLFNPRRARHKIEWLPTRELFAELKRVSAPDIPALDRLKVSMAVQEKFVTALAVFSFVLIGIPLGVRTQRKETSANLGIAVILVVVYHVLGSAAGGLDRHPELHPDWLMWLPNLLFVGLGIWLYHRAQRA, from the coding sequence ATGATCCGCGTCCTCCAACGCCATATTCTCTCGTCAGTCCTCTTCGCCTCGGGCGCGGCGGTGGTTTTCACGACCTTCGTCTTTGCCGCCGGGAATTTCATCAAGGAACTGCTCGCGCCGCTGCTCGACGGGACGCTGCCCGCCTCCGTCGTCCTCAAGCTCACCGTTCTCCTGCTGCCCTATGCGGCGGTTTACGCCGTGCCCATCGGACTGCTTGTCGGAACCCTGCTGGTCATGGGGCGGCTGTCGGCCGACAACGAAATCACCGCGATGCGCAGCGCAGGGCTGAGCCTGTGGCAGATCTCCCGCGCGGTGCTCATGTTCGGGCTCTGCGGCGCGGCCTTCGCGCTCGCCATCAACTTCGAGATCATGCCGCGCGCACGCACGACCTACCAGGTCGAGATTGTCCGCGCCTTCCGGCAGAGCGCGTTCAACATCCTCGCTCCGAAAACCTTCATCCGCGCGTTCACCGGCGCGGTGGTTTATTTCAACCACAAGGACGGCGACGAGCTGCGCGATGTCTGGGCCTGGCAGCTCGACAGCCAGCAACGCGTGACCCGCCTTATCCACGCCGAAACCGCCACCCTGGATATCGACGAGGACACCGCGACGATGGTCATCACGTTTCGCAACACGACCATCGAGCAACGCCAGGCCGGGGACCCGGAAATCCGCAACAAGCACGATGCCATCGCCTCGTTTGAGGAAACGAGCATCGACATATCCCTTGCCAAGCTGTTCAACCCGCGCCGTGCCCGGCACAAAATCGAATGGCTGCCGACGCGGGAGTTGTTCGCCGAGTTGAAACGCGTCTCCGCGCCGGACATTCCCGCCCTGGACCGGCTGAAAGTCTCGATGGCGGTGCAGGAAAAATTTGTCACCGCGCTGGCGGTGTTTTCGTTTGTGCTCATCGGCATCCCGCTCGGCGTGCGCACGCAGCGCAAGGAGACCTCGGCCAACCTCGGCATCGCGGTCATCCTGGTGGTGGTTTACCACGTGCTCGGCAGCGCGGCGGGCGGCCTCGACCGTCATCCGGAGTTGCATCCCGACTGGCTGATGTGGCTGCCCAACCTCCTGTTCGTCGGTCTCGGCATCTGGCTCTACCACCGCGCGCAGCGGGCGTGA
- a CDS encoding amidohydrolase family protein, translating into MPVIDAHAHLYPPEVNASPAAWAAARGEAHWATLCTRVRKSGRPVQGFPSVADLLRAMDAADVERVVLLGWYWEKPETCAWQNRFYAECLRLHDDRVSAFAALHPEAGLAAVREEISRAMDAGFSGVGELSPHSQGIPVDDPVLGEALAFAGELGLAVNFHVTEPDSKDYPGKIATPLADFARLARAYPETTFIWAHWGARAALDPGIGAEVRALNNVFFDTAASPLTYPPKIWREMADAVGAGRILFGTDFPLVLYPARETEPCMLSLADEARTSELDDDELAAILCGTARRVLGI; encoded by the coding sequence ATGCCGGTAATCGACGCACACGCGCATTTGTATCCGCCCGAGGTGAATGCCTCGCCGGCGGCGTGGGCGGCGGCGCGGGGCGAGGCGCATTGGGCGACATTGTGCACGCGGGTGCGCAAGAGCGGGCGCCCCGTGCAAGGTTTCCCGAGCGTGGCGGATCTGCTCCGCGCGATGGACGCGGCGGACGTCGAACGGGTCGTGCTGCTGGGCTGGTATTGGGAGAAACCCGAGACGTGCGCGTGGCAGAATCGTTTTTACGCGGAATGCCTGCGGTTGCACGACGACCGGGTTTCGGCATTTGCCGCGCTGCATCCGGAGGCGGGGCTGGCGGCGGTGCGCGAGGAAATTTCGCGCGCGATGGACGCGGGGTTCAGCGGGGTGGGGGAACTCTCGCCGCATTCGCAGGGTATCCCAGTGGATGACCCGGTGCTCGGCGAGGCGCTGGCGTTTGCGGGCGAACTGGGGCTGGCGGTCAACTTTCACGTGACCGAGCCGGACAGCAAGGATTACCCGGGCAAAATCGCCACGCCGCTGGCGGATTTTGCAAGGCTGGCGCGGGCTTATCCGGAGACGACTTTCATCTGGGCGCACTGGGGAGCGCGGGCGGCGCTCGATCCCGGAATCGGCGCGGAGGTGCGCGCGTTGAACAACGTTTTTTTTGACACGGCGGCGTCTCCGCTCACCTATCCGCCAAAAATCTGGCGGGAAATGGCCGACGCCGTGGGAGCGGGGCGGATATTGTTCGGGACGGACTTTCCTCTGGTGCTGTATCCGGCGCGGGAGACGGAGCCCTGCATGCTCTCGCTGGCCGATGAGGCGAGAACGAGCGAATTGGACGACGACGAGCTTGCCGCCATACTGTGCGGGACGGCCCGGCGCGTGCTGGGAATTTAA
- a CDS encoding TatD family hydrolase, producing MQFFDAHNHLHDPWLEPHLDDLAAQLPALGLRRAVANGTCEDDWPAVSDLSLRLPWVVPSFGLHPWHAGNRSPHWLDRLRAALAAHPAAHVGEVGLDRWMLDRARPDDPRLAGLRRSPPDEQREILAAQLALAAGHGRAATIHCLDAWGALVDLLEGTPVPARGFLLHAYAGPVEMVPRFVRLGAYFSFNTAFIHDPRKRHAATFAAVPAERLLAETDAPAMPPPSSSRPHQLPPAPSGETINHPANIVAAYTVLATIRGLPVERLADQLALNFQKLFGPA from the coding sequence ATGCAATTTTTCGACGCCCACAACCACCTGCACGACCCCTGGCTCGAGCCGCACCTCGACGACCTCGCCGCGCAGCTCCCGGCGCTCGGCCTGCGCCGCGCGGTGGCCAACGGCACCTGCGAGGACGACTGGCCGGCCGTATCCGATCTTTCACTACGCCTGCCCTGGGTCGTCCCTTCGTTCGGCCTTCATCCGTGGCATGCGGGCAACCGCTCGCCGCACTGGCTCGACCGGCTCCGCGCCGCGCTCGCCGCGCATCCCGCCGCGCATGTCGGCGAGGTCGGGCTCGACCGCTGGATGCTCGACCGCGCCCGCCCGGACGACCCGCGCCTGGCCGGGCTCCGCCGCTCGCCTCCCGACGAGCAACGCGAAATCCTCGCCGCGCAACTGGCCCTCGCCGCCGGCCACGGTCGCGCCGCCACCATTCACTGTCTCGACGCGTGGGGGGCGCTGGTTGACCTGCTCGAAGGGACGCCGGTGCCCGCGCGGGGTTTCCTGCTCCATGCCTATGCCGGCCCGGTGGAAATGGTGCCGCGTTTTGTCCGCCTCGGCGCGTATTTTTCCTTCAACACCGCCTTCATCCACGATCCCCGAAAACGCCACGCCGCCACCTTCGCCGCCGTCCCCGCGGAACGCCTCCTCGCCGAAACCGACGCCCCGGCCATGCCGCCGCCATCCTCGTCGCGCCCGCATCAACTCCCGCCCGCCCCGTCCGGCGAAACGATCAATCATCCCGCAAACATCGTCGCGGCCTACACCGTGCTTGCCACGATTCGCGGTCTGCCCGTCGAACGGCTTGCCGACCAGCTTGCGCTGAATTTCCAGAAACTCTTCGGCCCGGCATGA
- the tmk gene encoding dTMP kinase, whose protein sequence is MPLKNKNADGILISFEGSEGSGKTTQISRLAQRLQKRGLEVVSTREPGGTAIGEQVRNIIVHNSGGDEMCAETELLLFAAARAQLVRETIAPALLRGAVVLSDRYLDSSTVYQGIARNLGKGPVNEINRFAVGNVMPHITVVIDVPTDVSLQRIHQRASDLPDRMERENIDFYEKVRVGYLVLARGMPERFIVVDGTKSEDAIEKQIWIAVEKRLFGNHRKPLLKKIPAKKTAARKAAPKKKTAKKK, encoded by the coding sequence ATGCCACTCAAAAACAAAAACGCCGACGGCATCCTCATCTCCTTCGAAGGCTCCGAAGGCAGCGGCAAGACCACGCAAATTTCCCGCCTCGCCCAGCGCCTCCAGAAACGCGGTCTCGAGGTCGTCTCCACCCGCGAGCCCGGCGGCACCGCCATCGGCGAGCAAGTCCGCAACATCATCGTCCACAACTCCGGCGGAGACGAAATGTGCGCCGAGACCGAGCTTCTCCTCTTCGCCGCCGCGCGCGCCCAACTCGTCCGCGAGACCATTGCCCCCGCGCTCCTGCGCGGCGCCGTCGTCCTCAGCGACCGTTACCTCGACTCCTCCACGGTTTACCAAGGCATCGCGCGCAACCTCGGCAAGGGCCCGGTGAACGAAATCAACCGCTTCGCCGTCGGCAACGTCATGCCGCACATCACGGTTGTCATCGACGTGCCGACCGACGTGAGCCTGCAACGCATCCACCAGCGCGCCAGCGATCTCCCCGACCGCATGGAGCGCGAGAACATCGATTTCTACGAAAAAGTCCGCGTCGGCTATCTGGTGCTGGCGAGAGGCATGCCCGAACGCTTCATCGTGGTGGACGGCACGAAGAGCGAGGATGCCATCGAGAAACAAATCTGGATCGCGGTGGAAAAACGCCTCTTCGGCAACCACAGGAAACCCTTGCTCAAGAAAATCCCCGCCAAGAAAACCGCCGCCAGGAAAGCCGCTCCCAAAAAGAAAACCGCGAAGAAAAAATAA
- a CDS encoding PfkB family carbohydrate kinase, producing MSFKKQALEELAAKRAAIGQKHAVVGLDGFVDTIVTPVALRTGQGEDFTPIDTITAFGQRVLSAAGKSTNIEFYPRMEKLGGNGPIMANALLAAGSRLTYIGALGKDTLHPVFQDMATRSDTISLCAPAHTTAVEFDDGKLMLGQMKSFDEITYAKLIETITPPRFTALLAGADLLALVNWTMIPNMTGIFEGIVQNILPALPPRERIFFFDLADPEKRAPEDLVAALQIVARFEYHGRVTLGLNLKEAQQVYAALGLGVFLGEEEKDLRHAASAIREKLALSTVVVHPRKSAACATPAGDWWLPGPYCEKPLITTGAGDHFNAGFTTGQLLGLTPQSCLALGVSTSGHYVRSAHSPTLADLETFLARWR from the coding sequence ATGTCCTTCAAAAAACAAGCCCTCGAAGAACTCGCCGCCAAACGCGCCGCCATCGGGCAAAAGCATGCCGTCGTCGGCCTTGACGGTTTCGTGGACACCATCGTGACCCCTGTCGCGCTGCGCACCGGCCAGGGCGAGGACTTCACGCCCATCGACACCATCACCGCCTTCGGCCAGCGCGTCCTCAGCGCCGCCGGCAAAAGCACCAACATCGAGTTCTACCCCCGCATGGAAAAACTCGGCGGCAACGGCCCCATCATGGCCAACGCCCTGCTCGCCGCCGGCTCCCGCCTCACCTACATCGGCGCGCTCGGCAAGGACACGCTTCACCCCGTGTTCCAGGACATGGCGACCCGTTCCGACACTATTTCCCTCTGCGCCCCCGCCCACACCACCGCGGTCGAGTTCGACGACGGCAAGCTCATGCTCGGCCAGATGAAATCCTTCGATGAAATCACCTACGCGAAACTCATCGAAACCATCACCCCGCCCCGCTTCACCGCGCTCCTGGCCGGCGCCGACCTCCTCGCCCTCGTCAACTGGACGATGATTCCGAACATGACCGGAATCTTCGAAGGCATTGTCCAAAACATCCTTCCCGCGCTGCCGCCCCGCGAGCGCATCTTTTTCTTCGACCTCGCCGACCCCGAAAAACGCGCCCCCGAGGATCTCGTCGCCGCCCTGCAAATCGTCGCCCGCTTCGAGTATCACGGACGCGTCACCCTCGGCCTCAACCTCAAGGAGGCCCAGCAGGTTTACGCCGCCCTCGGCCTCGGCGTCTTCCTCGGCGAGGAGGAAAAGGACCTCCGCCACGCCGCCTCCGCCATCCGCGAAAAACTCGCCCTCTCCACCGTCGTCGTCCACCCCCGCAAATCCGCCGCCTGCGCCACCCCCGCCGGCGACTGGTGGCTCCCCGGCCCCTACTGCGAGAAACCCCTCATCACCACCGGGGCCGGCGACCACTTCAACGCCGGGTTCACCACCGGCCAGCTCCTCGGCCTCACGCCGCAATCCTGCCTCGCCCTCGGCGTCAGCACCTCCGGCCACTATGTGCGCAGCGCGCACAGCCCGACTCTCGCCGACCTCGAAACATTCCTCGCCCGCTGGCGCTAA